The sequence CCCAATTTTAACCTGTTGCCCAATGGGCGCTTGGGCATAGGCGGCGACAGCATCGGAGCAGGGAGCAATGCGCGGCCCTTCGCCTTCGATCATGCGGGAGCAAAAGGAATCGGTCCAGCTAAAGACGTCACCAGCTTTAACTCCATAGCCTTGGTCGTTAGCCTGTAGGACGATCCAGTCGTTGCCTTCCGTACGGGTCACCATCCACAGGTCAAACCCCAGACGGTCGTGGAGATAGGTGAGCACAGCCATAGCTGCGGTGCTGAAATCGAGTAGTTGGCTGGCGTCGATCGATGGTAACGGTTTCATGGCGATGCCATTGGACAGGGCAGCGGTCTTGACGATGATGTTGCCCTGGGATCTGGATCAACAGGTAAACTTCATCCAAGTCCAGACGTCGAGTTCTGCCTGTGGAAAAACTACAGATTCCGAGCTGAACTTGGTATAGGCCAACGTTGGGCCGCTATGGTTTCAGTTTAGGCGGCGATCGCCGCCTAACTGTCAAAGACGTTTGATCGTTGCAATGGGACTTAATCAACGCCAGCTTCACATCAAACATGACGTTCTTTCCTCACGGGAGAATTGATTGCTCATTCATGCCTTGACACTGTCGCTGTTTACCTCTCGCCCTCGTGCTAGGTTGAGGGGCAGCGATCTTTTGGCAGGCTATGCATAAAATTCCAGTTACCATCATCACTGGCTTTCTGGGGGCGGGCAAAACTACCCTGATTCGTCAGCTTTTGCAAAACCCCCAGGGGCGACGCATTGCTGTACTCGTCAATGAGTTTGGCGAAGTGGGCATTGATGGCGACCTGCTGCGGAGCTGCCAAGTGTGCGACGAAGACGGGGATACCGCCGCGCCTGCCATCAATATTTTGGAGCTCGCCAACGGCTGCCTCTGCTGCACCGTGCAAGAAGAATTTTTGCCCACCATGCAGCAGCTTATAGAGCGCCGCGACCAGATTGACTGCATTGTGATTGAAACCTCTGGCCTGGCTCTGCCCAAACCTCTAGTTCAGGCCTTCCGCTGGCCCGAGATTCGCACTGCCGCCACGGTCGACAGCGTGATCACGCTAGTCGATTGCGAAGCGCTCGCCGCAGGCGATCTGGTGGGCGATCTGCCTGCTCTAGAGGCCCAGCGCCAAGCCGACGATAGCCTCGACCACGAAACGCCTCTCGAAGAACTCTTTGAGGACCAGCTCAATTGCGCTGACCTAGTGCTGCTGACCAAGGTGGATAAGGTCAGTGAAGGCGATCGCACCCGTATTGAGCAATGGTTGACCACTCAACTCCCCCGGCCTGTCAAAGTATTGGGTGTCGAGGGCAAAGCCATCAGCCCTGACCTGCTGCTTGGCTTTAACGCCGCTGTCGAAGACGATCTAGACTGCCGCCCTAGCCACCACGACCACGAGCACGATCATGACCATGACGACGACATTGTGGCTATTCCGGTGGTGCTTGATCAGGGTTTTGAATCTAAAGCTCTCGTGCAGCGGTTAGAACAGCTTGCCGCCAGCCACGAAATCTATCGCATCAAGGGTTTCGTCAACGTGCCCGACAAGGCGATGCGGTTGGTTGTACATGGCGTTGGTCAGCGGTTCGACGCGTTCTTTGACCGCCCCTGGCGGCCTGCCGAGTTGCGCCAAACCCGTCTAGTGGTGATTGGCAAAGATCTAGATGCCGAGGTCGTCAAAGCCGCGATCGCGGCCTAATTTCCCCACCCCTTTTTTACCTGGCGTACAGACCCGCTACATACTCCCCATAGCCGTTGTAAATCACCGTTGGCTGCTCCTCCCAGGTAAATAGGGCCGTGCTTTCACCGACTAGTCGTTCCTTTGCTTGTGACCAGCGAGGATGAGGTACAGCAGGGTCAACATTGGCCTCAAAGGTATACTCCTTAGGGGCCAGGGTATTCCAGTAGGTGGCGGGTTGCGCAGCTACAAACTCAATGTTGACAATAGCCTTGGCTCCCTTGAACCCATACTTCCAGGGCACGACCATGCGAACAGGCGCACCGTGCTGCTTAGGTAGTGTGCGGCCATAGACCCCCACGGCAAAAAAGGCTAGGTCGTTGGCCATTTCTTCAACGGTGAGACCCTCTGTGTAGGGCCAGGGCAAATCGCGGGGCATACCAAAACTAGGGCCAGGGGTAACCGCCGGATCGTAATAGGAGGTAAACCGCACGTACTTCGCTGCTGCTGTTGGTTCTACCGCCGCCATTAGGGCCCGCATGGGGAAGCCTATCCAAGGCACCACCATCGCCCAGGCTTCGACGCAGCGAAACCGATAAATGCGTTCTTCGAGGGTAAATCGCTGAGTCAGATCAGCCAGATCGTAGGTGGTCGGGTTTTTCACGAGGCCGGTGACGGTCAGCGTCCAGGGATCGGTCGGCAGAGCCTGGGCGTTAGCCCAGATAGCTTTGCTACCGCCAAACTCGTAATAGTTGTTGTAACTACTGGCATACCGCTGGGCCGTTGGCTCTCGACCCGCATCGGCGAAAGCCGGACTGCGTGCTATCCCTGAGAGTGGTTTTCCTAAGGTGTGCTCTAGGTCAGACTCTAGAGTTTGAGACTGCTGGCATGCCCCCGCTGAGGCCGCCGCTAACCCTACTCCAGCGCCAATCAGCGACTTCATAAACCGCCGTCGCTGCCAAAAGATCCGCTCTGGGGTTGCTTTCCCCTCGGGGAGTTGCCAGGCTGGGCGAGTGTGAAAGAAGACCATACTGGTTATGCGGCTTGTTTACCATTTAATTGCGTTTGTAGAAGCAAGGCATGAAGAGCCCAATCCCAGCGATTGCCCGCCTCAGCTTGATCTTGCCATTGCTGTCAGGTGGCCAGATGAGCAGGGGGTGAGAAAATCGATCCATCTATGGGCTCCCCAAGCATCTTGACCGGGTCCAATTCTTGAGATTTTGTGTAACGTTTCTAGCCTTCATCTAGGGAAAATACTGAGGCATATTGAAGGTTGACCCCCGTTATATTGGTTATTTTCACGCTCAAAACCTTAGATTTAGCCATTTAGTCCTGTGTAAATCGGCTGGCTTTGCCAAAAATTCACAAAGCGATGGTAGTTGCGTAAATTGGGCCAAACCCCTTATGAAACAAAGGTTTCCTGGCTTAGTAAATGTAGAAATCTGACTTGATTTACCGCTTCTAAGCTTACTTTGGCGGCCCTAGTGTCAGCCATCGCGAGAACAGAATCGTCTGCTTCTATACTGGTAAAACGAGTTGGTGCGTCTCCGTAGATACGCTATTGTGACTCTCTGCCTCCAACCTTAGGCTGATATCACGAGCACACGATCCTTTACTTCTATGCGTTGCCCTATGTCTGACAGCTACCGACCAGGCCTTAACAGTAGGGTTTACCCCGCTGTTGTGAACTGCGATCGCAACTGCCTGACCTGGCTGCCCCTCTGGGAAGCATAGTTATCGGTTTGCCCCGCTGGATTTGACGTTTCCTGACATCGCCATGGTCGCTACCACCTCTCGATTTCAAGCCAAAGGCAACACCCTAGAGCTGCTGCGGCAGTATCAGAGCCATCCCAATCTAGACCTGCGGAATCAACTAGTACAACTCAATATCGGGCTGGTGCGGCGCGAGGCTTATCGTTGGCTACAGCAGTCTACCGAAACCTTTGACGACCTCATGCAGGTCGGTAGCCTCGGCCTAATTCGGGCCATTGAGCGCTTTGACATGGGCAAGGGCTATGCCTTTAGCTCCTTCGCCATTCCCTACATTCGCGGCGAGATTCAGCACTACCTCCGCGACAAGAGCACCTCCATGCGGATTCCGCGCCGGTGGCAGGCGCTACAGAGCCAGTCGATCCGCGTGATTCGCCAGCTCCAGTTAGAGTTGGGCCGTCTGCCCAACGACCTCGAAATTGCTACCGCTCTAGATATATCCTGTGCCGAGTGGCAAGACGTCAAGCTGGCCAACCGCAACCGATCGCTCCTCAGTCTTGATGCCCCTGTTCAAGACGAAGAATCGACTTGCCTGGGCGATTTGCTGCCCGACTTAAAATACAAGAGTTTCCAGCTAGCTCAAGAAGACCAAATCCGGCTTCAACAGTCTTTGCATCAGTTAGAGCAGCGCACCCGCGAAGTGCTGGAGTTTGTCTTTCTCTACGACCTTACCCAAAAAGAAACCGCTGAACGTATGGGCATTAGTGCCGTTACCGTGTCACGCCGAGTGAAGCAGGGTCTCAAGCACTTGAAGACTCTCATGGCCTCTGGTGAAGACGAACTGGCCTAGATCGTTCTGCCTCGGCAGAATTGAGCTATCGTTGAGGAAGATTGGCTCAGGAAGCAAGGAGACTCGGGCATGGGGGCGATCGCATTTTTAGTCCTGTTTATCTTAGGCCTTTTGCTAGCTATCACCGGTAGCATTGTTGGCATCGTCGATGCCTTCCGGGTTAGCCC is a genomic window of Nodosilinea sp. E11 containing:
- the cobW gene encoding cobalamin biosynthesis protein CobW, coding for MHKIPVTIITGFLGAGKTTLIRQLLQNPQGRRIAVLVNEFGEVGIDGDLLRSCQVCDEDGDTAAPAINILELANGCLCCTVQEEFLPTMQQLIERRDQIDCIVIETSGLALPKPLVQAFRWPEIRTAATVDSVITLVDCEALAAGDLVGDLPALEAQRQADDSLDHETPLEELFEDQLNCADLVLLTKVDKVSEGDRTRIEQWLTTQLPRPVKVLGVEGKAISPDLLLGFNAAVEDDLDCRPSHHDHEHDHDHDDDIVAIPVVLDQGFESKALVQRLEQLAASHEIYRIKGFVNVPDKAMRLVVHGVGQRFDAFFDRPWRPAELRQTRLVVIGKDLDAEVVKAAIAA
- a CDS encoding RNA polymerase sigma factor SigF, coding for MVATTSRFQAKGNTLELLRQYQSHPNLDLRNQLVQLNIGLVRREAYRWLQQSTETFDDLMQVGSLGLIRAIERFDMGKGYAFSSFAIPYIRGEIQHYLRDKSTSMRIPRRWQALQSQSIRVIRQLQLELGRLPNDLEIATALDISCAEWQDVKLANRNRSLLSLDAPVQDEESTCLGDLLPDLKYKSFQLAQEDQIRLQQSLHQLEQRTREVLEFVFLYDLTQKETAERMGISAVTVSRRVKQGLKHLKTLMASGEDELA
- the msrP gene encoding protein-methionine-sulfoxide reductase catalytic subunit MsrP produces the protein MVFFHTRPAWQLPEGKATPERIFWQRRRFMKSLIGAGVGLAAASAGACQQSQTLESDLEHTLGKPLSGIARSPAFADAGREPTAQRYASSYNNYYEFGGSKAIWANAQALPTDPWTLTVTGLVKNPTTYDLADLTQRFTLEERIYRFRCVEAWAMVVPWIGFPMRALMAAVEPTAAAKYVRFTSYYDPAVTPGPSFGMPRDLPWPYTEGLTVEEMANDLAFFAVGVYGRTLPKQHGAPVRMVVPWKYGFKGAKAIVNIEFVAAQPATYWNTLAPKEYTFEANVDPAVPHPRWSQAKERLVGESTALFTWEEQPTVIYNGYGEYVAGLYAR